One Chitinispirillales bacterium genomic window, TTTTTTTCCGGTAACCGTTTCAACGCCCATTCCCCAATCGATAAATATTGTCATAAGAAATCCTATAAGCGCAATAAGCATTATCACGGGCGCCCATTTTCTCATCCATGTAAGCATAAAATTACTCCTTATTTTTTTTTGTTATTTTCTTCTTTGTTACTCAAAAGCGAACTATATTTTTTTTTGTCCTTCAAAATATTCAGAGCGGTTGCTAATTGTTCGTCATCTTTTAATTTGAATCGTTGCACAAAGCCGTTTTCCTGCCCAAACTCCCGCACTAAAAATGCGTTTTGCAGTTGACGTTCTATCAACGCTTTTTCCGACTTCAACAATTCGTCGCGGTTTTCTTTCATTATTTTATCCAATTGAGAAATTAACTCTTCAACCTTTACCGAATCTTTCAACGAAATTTTGAGATAATTCAGCGATGTAGTATCTACCGCAGTATCTTTTACAAGCCCCAAATATACCTTGAAATCACGGTATTTTCTGTCGGCAAATGTGTCGTAATCTTGCTTTGTAGAATCTAAATATGCGTAAAAATCGCCGATAATTTTATCGCTTATCATAAAATTCGTATCAATCGTAATTTTCTGCTTTTCAAGAATCGGATAGTAGTAGTTCGCGAACTTAAAAAAAGTATCTTTCAAGTATAATTTTTGGACAATATACGGATGAGGAGCGATTTTCACAATCGTGTCGGGAATAATTCCGCCGCCGCCGTAAACCCTTCGCCCGTTTTGAGTAAAATATACTGAAGTATCCGCGACAAGCGAATCCTTAGTTTTTGATTCCATCGCTTCCCCAATTATTTCGCCGGCAAGCACTTTTTCCGCTTCATCCAATTCTTCCGAATCAAAATCGTCGTCCGAATTCCCTCTTACCTGATTTTCAGGACGATTTATGCATCTGCCCGACGGCGTGTAATAAAATGCCGTGGTCATCTTCATATGACGTGTAGCGTCAATCGGGAAAACACTTTGAACCGAACCTTTTCCGAAAGTCGTATCGCCCAAAACAAGCCCTCTATCCAAGTCCTGAACCGCACCCGCAACAATTTCCGACGCCGACGCCGACGCCTTATTTACAAGTACAATGAGCGGCATATTTGAAGGAATGTGAGGGTCTCTTCTGGTGTAAAATTTTTGTTCTTTTTCATCGCCGCGCCCTTTAGTGAAAACGACCAAACTGCCTTTTTTCAGAAAAAGCTCCGAAATCTCGCCCGCTTGATTCAACAGCCCGCCCGGATTTGAACGTAAATCCAAAATCAGCGATTTCATCCCTTTTGCGCGAAGCGAGTCAAGTTTTTGAGCCACTTCTCTCGCCGCCGTCTGCGAAAACGAATTTAAGCGAACGTATCCGACACTGTCGTTAAGAAACCCTGCGTATGGAACAGATTTAAGATTTATTACCGCTCGCTCAATTTCATAATTTACCGGTTCTTCGCCGTCTCTTTGAATGGTAAGCGTAACTTTTGTTCCCGGATTGCCTTTTATTTTGGAAGCCGCTTTGTCGG contains:
- a CDS encoding S41 family peptidase, whose translation is MKNKKTYSGIFSGLFIIAIIVGVAFDNLFAKSEKKSDNESYYEWTSVFDRVAQRVHFGYVEEVDDSLFVRKAIEGGLSILDPHTTFFDPKDYEDLMVHTEGKFGGVGMQISIRDNVLTVMTPMEGTPAERAGIHSGDKILRIDGKSTKGISSDKAASKIKGNPGTKVTLTIQRDGEEPVNYEIERAVINLKSVPYAGFLNDSVGYVRLNSFSQTAAREVAQKLDSLRAKGMKSLILDLRSNPGGLLNQAGEISELFLKKGSLVVFTKGRGDEKEQKFYTRRDPHIPSNMPLIVLVNKASASASEIVAGAVQDLDRGLVLGDTTFGKGSVQSVFPIDATRHMKMTTAFYYTPSGRCINRPENQVRGNSDDDFDSEELDEAEKVLAGEIIGEAMESKTKDSLVADTSVYFTQNGRRVYGGGGIIPDTIVKIAPHPYIVQKLYLKDTFFKFANYYYPILEKQKITIDTNFMISDKIIGDFYAYLDSTKQDYDTFADRKYRDFKVYLGLVKDTAVDTTSLNYLKISLKDSVKVEELISQLDKIMKENRDELLKSEKALIERQLQNAFLVREFGQENGFVQRFKLKDDEQLATALNILKDKKKYSSLLSNKEENNKKK